The following proteins are encoded in a genomic region of Musa acuminata AAA Group cultivar baxijiao chromosome BXJ2-11, Cavendish_Baxijiao_AAA, whole genome shotgun sequence:
- the LOC135627910 gene encoding putative clathrin assembly protein At1g03050, with translation MAPSTIRKALGAVKDQTSIGLAKVSNSTMLSELDVAIVKATRHDEFPAEEKHIREILSLTCYSRAYVGACVSSLSRRLGKTQSWTVALKTLILIHRLLTEGDPAYEQEIFFATRRGTRMLNMSDFRDNSGADAWDFSSFVRTYALYLDERLDYRMHGRRKRRGSRSNINDDEEEEAAAAAATSSKATPVREMTTDRIFARTRHLQHMLERFLACRPTGAAKHDRIVAVALYPLVKESFQIYYDLTEIMNIFIDRFMDLEVPECVCIHEIFSRLAKQFDELDLFYGWSKSAGVCRSSEYPEVERISPKKLDVMDEFIRDKAALAHAKEQRSLEAERDPPDHEDAPPEDDEPEYEMNSIKTLPAPEADAEATQQEQAVAEVKVDKEEEKEEEEEVDLLNLKEDAMTGEEHGNMLALALFDQHMSSDAAPKCEAFPNGDSSNWEMALVETASNLSGQKASLGGGFDMMLLDGMYTKAQATAGYGYASSGSASSVVVHAPPAKPMLALPAPAVDGATYGGGGDPFAASLMVPPPSYVQMSDMEKKQHLLTEEQRVWQQYAKDGMQGQLALAKLQQQQYQYHPGARMY, from the exons ATGGCGCCGAGCACCATCCGCAAGGCACTAGGGGCGGTGAAGGACCAGACGAGCATCGGGTTGGCGAAAGTGAGCAACAGCACCATGTTGTCGGAATTGGACGTGGCCATCGTGAAGGCGACGCGGCACGACGAGTTCCCGGCGGAGGAGAAGCACATCCGCGAGATCCTGAGCCTGACGTGCTACTCCCGGGCGTACGTGGGCGCGTGCGTGTCGTCGCTGTCGCGGCGGCTGGGCAAGACCCAGAGCTGGACGGTGGCCCTCAAGACCCTCATCCTCATCCACCGCCTGCTCACGGAGGGCGACCCCGCCTACGAGCAGGAGATCTTCTTCGCCACGCGCCGCGGCACGCGGATGCTCAACATGTCCGACTTCAGGGACAACTCCGGCGCCGACGCCTGGGACTTCTCCTCCTTCGTGAGGACCTACGCGCTCTACTTGGACGAGCGGCTGGACTACAGGATGCACGGCCGCCGCAAGCGCCGCGGCAGCAGGAGCAACATCAAcgacgatgaggaggaggaggcggctgcCGCTGCGGCGACATCATCCAAGGCCACGCCGGTGAGGGAGATGACGACCGACCGTATCTTTGCCCGGACGCGGCACCTGCAGCACATGCTGGAGCGGTTCCTCGCTTGTCGACCTACAG GTGCAGCGAAGCACGACCGCATCGTGGCCGTAGCTCTTTACCCCCTGGTGAAAGAGAGCTTCCAAATCTACTACGACCTTACCGAGATCATGAACATCTTCATCGACCGCTTCATGGACCTCGAGGTCCCCGAGTGCGTCTGCATCCACGAAATTTTCTCCCGCCTCGCCAAGCAGTTCGACGAGCTCGACCTCTTCTACGGCTGGTCCAAGTCCGCCGGCGTCTGCCGCTCCTCCGAGTACCCCGAGGTCGAGCGCATCAGCCCCAAAAAGCTGGACGTCATGGACGAGTTCATCCGCGACAAGGCCGCCCTCGCCCACGCTAAGGAGCAGCGCAGCCTCGAGGCGGAGCGCGACCCCCCCGACCACGAGGACGCGCCGCCCGAGGACGACGAACCCGAGTACGAGATGAACAGCATCAAAACTTTACCCGCACCGGAGGCCGACGCGGAGGCTACGCAGCAGGAGCAAGCGGTCGCGGAGGTCAAGGTAGAcaaggaggaggaaaaggaagaagaggaggaggtggactTGTTGAACCTGAAGGAAGACGCGATGACCGGGGAAGAACACGGGAATATGCTGGCGCTGGCATTGTTCGACCAGCACATGTCATCCGACGCAGCGCCTAAATGCGAGGCGTTCCCGAACGGCGACTCGTCCAACTGGGAGATGGCGTTGGTGGAAACGGCGAGCAACCTATCGGGCCAGAAGGCCTCGCTCGGCGGTGGCTTCGACATGATGTTGCTCGACGGAATGTACACCAAGGCGCAGGCCACCGCGGGGTACGGATACGCTAGCAGCGGGAGCGCGAGTAGCGTGGTGGTCCACGCGCCGCCAGCGAAGCCGATGCTGGCTTTGCCTGCGCCGGCGGTGGATGGTGCGACATACGGCGGCGGGGGCGACCCCTTCGCGGCCTCGTTGATGGTGCCGCCGCCGTCTTATGTTCAGATGTCGGACATGGAGAAGAAGCAGCATCTGCTGACGGAGGAGCAGCGGGTGTGGCAGCAGTATGCGAAGGATGGGATGCAAGGGCAGCTTGCGTTGGCcaagctgcagcagcagcagtatcAGTATCATCCCGGCGCTCGTATGTACTGA